The following coding sequences are from one Campylobacter magnus window:
- a CDS encoding ComF family protein, with protein sequence MRCLGCGRFCLRLLCATCQNILSSYTLKSRLVDGLEVFYFYAYSEISALLGTKHKLCGSGVFKALCQLSISRFAQSFYLPSEPLIHAIALDDNVKSGYSHSAIIAKALKNAQISPLPNALKAMSEVKYAGKSLEYRQKNPRNFKLLKPLKAPVILVDDIITTGLSMKEAKECVQNAGGEVLFGIVLADARE encoded by the coding sequence ATGCGCTGCTTGGGGTGCGGGAGATTTTGCCTTAGGCTGCTTTGTGCTACTTGCCAAAATATCCTAAGCTCATATACGCTAAAATCTAGGCTAGTTGATGGGCTAGAAGTCTTTTATTTCTATGCTTATAGCGAGATTTCAGCCTTGCTTGGCACCAAGCACAAGCTTTGTGGCTCTGGGGTTTTTAAAGCCCTTTGCCAGCTTAGTATTTCACGCTTTGCGCAGAGCTTTTATCTGCCTAGTGAGCCACTTATTCACGCTATTGCTCTAGATGATAATGTAAAAAGCGGCTACTCTCACTCAGCAATCATCGCAAAAGCCCTAAAAAACGCTCAAATCTCGCCTTTGCCAAATGCTCTAAAAGCTATGAGCGAGGTCAAATACGCTGGCAAAAGCCTAGAATATCGCCAAAAAAATCCTAGAAATTTTAAGCTTTTAAAGCCTTTAAAAGCGCCTGTTATCCTAGTAGATGACATCATCACAACAGGGCTTAGTATGAAAGAGGCAAAAGAATGTGTGCAAAATGCTGGTGGGGAGGTGCTCTTTGGCATTGTCCTAGCTGATGCTAGGGAGTGA
- the lepA gene encoding translation elongation factor 4 — MSKIRNFSIIAHIDHGKSTLADRIISTCGAVSDRQMSSQLLDNMDIERERGITIKAQSVRLKYTHKGDEYILNLIDTPGHVDFSYEVSRSLASCEGALLVVDASQGVQAQTIANVYTAIEHDLTIIPVLNKIDLPQADPERIKDEIEHIIGIDCSEAICVSAKSGLGIDELLGAICERIPDPKNSQKEQIGPSDENKPLKALIYDSWFDNYLGALALVRVFEGCLKTGDEAYIMGSAQKYPVLDLLYPHPIAPQKTKSIKAGEIAIVVMGLKTVSQIAVGDTITLASNKAAEPISGFEGAKQFVFAGLYPIDTDRFEELRDALEKLKLNDSSISYEPESSAALGFGFRVGFLGLLHMEVIKERLEREFNLDLIATAPTVTYIVKTTDGGSLNVQNPSELPPVNNIAEILEPYVKATIITPAEFVGSIITLISNRRGNQKKMDYITPERVLLEYEIPLNEIVMDFYDKLKSATKGYASFDYEPCGYQSGRLVKLDIRVAGEIVDALSIIVPEQNAFSKGRDLVKAMKEIVPRQLFEVAIQASIGSKIIARETVKSVGKNVTAKCYGGDITRKRKLLEKQKEGKKRMKAIGKVALPQEAFLSVLKID, encoded by the coding sequence ATGAGTAAAATTCGCAATTTTAGCATAATAGCACACATTGACCACGGCAAAAGCACCTTAGCTGATCGCATTATCAGCACTTGTGGGGCTGTGAGTGATCGCCAAATGAGCTCGCAGCTACTAGATAATATGGATATAGAGCGTGAGCGTGGGATCACCATAAAAGCGCAGTCCGTGCGACTAAAATACACGCACAAGGGCGATGAATACATACTAAATCTCATTGACACCCCAGGGCATGTGGATTTTAGCTACGAGGTCTCTCGCTCTCTAGCAAGCTGCGAGGGAGCACTTCTAGTAGTAGATGCTAGCCAAGGCGTGCAGGCTCAAACCATTGCAAATGTCTACACAGCCATAGAACACGACCTAACTATAATCCCAGTGCTAAATAAAATTGATCTGCCACAAGCTGATCCAGAGCGAATAAAAGATGAAATAGAGCATATCATCGGCATTGATTGTAGCGAGGCTATCTGCGTGAGTGCAAAAAGTGGTCTTGGCATTGATGAGCTACTTGGCGCAATTTGCGAGCGAATTCCAGATCCAAAAAACAGTCAAAAAGAGCAAATCGGCCCGAGCGATGAGAATAAACCGCTAAAAGCGTTAATTTATGATAGCTGGTTTGATAATTATCTTGGAGCTTTGGCTCTTGTGCGTGTTTTTGAGGGCTGCTTAAAAACTGGCGATGAAGCCTATATAATGGGCTCAGCGCAAAAATACCCTGTGCTAGATCTACTTTATCCGCACCCAATAGCACCGCAAAAAACCAAAAGCATAAAGGCTGGCGAAATCGCAATAGTCGTAATGGGACTAAAAACCGTAAGCCAAATCGCAGTAGGCGATACTATAACGCTAGCTAGCAACAAAGCCGCAGAGCCGATTTCAGGCTTTGAGGGTGCAAAGCAGTTTGTCTTTGCTGGGCTTTATCCTATTGATACTGACCGCTTTGAAGAACTCAGAGATGCGCTTGAAAAGCTAAAACTAAATGATAGTTCTATTAGCTACGAACCTGAGAGTTCGGCTGCGCTTGGCTTTGGCTTTCGTGTGGGATTTTTGGGCTTACTTCACATGGAGGTTATCAAAGAGCGCTTGGAGCGTGAGTTTAATCTAGATTTGATAGCCACTGCGCCAACTGTGACCTACATAGTAAAGACCACTGATGGCGGATCTTTAAATGTCCAAAACCCTAGCGAGCTACCGCCAGTAAATAATATCGCTGAAATTTTAGAGCCTTATGTAAAGGCGACCATTATCACGCCGGCTGAGTTTGTAGGCTCAATCATCACGCTAATCTCAAACCGCCGTGGCAATCAAAAGAAAATGGACTATATCACGCCTGAGCGTGTGCTTTTAGAGTATGAAATTCCACTAAATGAAATAGTAATGGACTTTTACGACAAGCTAAAATCTGCGACAAAAGGCTATGCAAGCTTTGATTATGAGCCTTGTGGGTATCAAAGCGGACGCCTTGTAAAGCTTGATATAAGAGTAGCTGGCGAGATAGTAGACGCTCTAAGCATCATAGTGCCTGAGCAAAATGCGTTTAGCAAAGGCAGAGACTTAGTAAAAGCTATGAAAGAAATCGTGCCAAGACAGCTTTTTGAAGTAGCTATCCAAGCTAGCATTGGCTCAAAAATCATCGCAAGAGAAACCGTAAAATCAGTAGGCAAAAATGTAACTGCCAAATGCTACGGCGGCGATATCACAAGAAAGCGCAAACTGCTTGAAAAGCAAAAAGAAGGCAAAAAGCGCATGAAGGCAATAGGCAAGGTAGCTCTGCCGCAAGAGGCATTTTTAAGCGTGTTAAAGATTGATTAA
- a CDS encoding SLC13 family permease, which produces MQNSQVPVDKKTNLVQIYGLFIGIIAAIAVYYLMPSNAGEVAQAAAGAKKLNTNGIAIVAAVAVLMGIWWMTEAIALPATALLPMVLFPILGVDTFKSAVTPYASDTIFLFMGGFVLALAMQKWNLHIRIALGIVLLIGTSPKRLIAGFMVATGFISMWVSNTATAVMMLPVGLSVLYLVEKLVGNANIPQSASVEATQVLDDDAVRQSTQGGAMNAIMHKGKDVVQEVKDKTKAFRSNFGIALMLGIAYAASLGSLGTLIGTPPNAILLGNMKDMGIEIGFGEWMLMGVPLSIVLLAACWALLVYVLFPPEIKEIPGGKEVIRAELAKLGSFSTPEKLVAIVFFLAAFCWVFLGFIFKSYGIKIGSLDSIIAMSVAIILFIIPANSSGERLIDWNTAKHLPWDILLLFGGGLALSAQFGKTGLSLWIGEQVSSLSVLPMVIVILAVTALVIFLTEITSNTATAAAFIPVIIGVAGGLGYTEHNVLLFAIPVALAATCAFMLPVATPPNAIAYGSGYVRIKDMIKAGFWLNIISIFLITAIVMTIGTAVFDLKY; this is translated from the coding sequence ATGCAAAATTCCCAAGTGCCAGTAGATAAAAAGACCAATTTGGTTCAAATCTACGGACTTTTTATCGGTATAATCGCAGCTATTGCTGTGTATTATCTCATGCCTAGCAATGCTGGCGAGGTAGCCCAAGCAGCTGCTGGGGCAAAAAAGCTAAACACAAATGGTATCGCCATAGTAGCGGCTGTGGCTGTGCTAATGGGTATTTGGTGGATGACAGAGGCTATTGCTTTGCCTGCTACTGCCCTACTTCCTATGGTGCTATTTCCTATCCTTGGTGTTGATACGTTTAAAAGTGCGGTTACGCCGTATGCTAGCGATACGATTTTTCTATTTATGGGAGGCTTTGTGCTTGCCCTTGCTATGCAAAAGTGGAACCTGCACATACGCATAGCCCTTGGAATCGTGCTACTAATCGGCACTAGCCCTAAGCGGCTTATAGCTGGATTTATGGTAGCAACTGGCTTTATCTCTATGTGGGTTAGCAATACAGCAACTGCTGTAATGATGCTGCCTGTGGGTCTAAGCGTGCTATATCTAGTAGAAAAACTAGTAGGCAACGCAAATATCCCACAATCAGCCAGCGTAGAGGCTACGCAGGTGCTAGATGATGATGCTGTGCGCCAAAGCACGCAAGGTGGTGCGATGAATGCCATCATGCATAAAGGCAAAGATGTAGTCCAAGAGGTAAAAGACAAAACAAAAGCCTTTCGCTCAAACTTTGGCATTGCGCTTATGCTAGGCATTGCTTACGCTGCATCTCTTGGCTCGCTTGGCACACTAATAGGCACACCACCAAATGCGATTTTGCTAGGAAATATGAAAGATATGGGAATTGAAATCGGCTTTGGCGAGTGGATGCTAATGGGCGTTCCGCTTAGCATAGTGCTACTAGCTGCGTGCTGGGCACTGCTAGTATATGTGCTATTTCCACCTGAGATAAAAGAAATCCCAGGCGGCAAAGAGGTTATAAGAGCTGAACTTGCTAAGCTTGGTTCATTTAGCACGCCTGAAAAGCTTGTGGCTATTGTGTTCTTTTTAGCAGCGTTTTGCTGGGTTTTCCTTGGCTTTATCTTTAAAAGCTATGGTATCAAAATCGGCTCTCTTGATTCAATAATAGCAATGAGCGTGGCAATAATATTATTTATCATCCCAGCAAACAGCAGCGGCGAGCGTCTAATAGACTGGAATACAGCAAAACACCTGCCGTGGGATATTTTGCTACTATTTGGAGGCGGTCTAGCTCTCTCAGCGCAGTTCGGCAAAACCGGTCTTAGCCTATGGATAGGCGAACAAGTAAGCAGCCTTAGCGTGCTACCTATGGTTATAGTGATACTAGCAGTTACTGCGCTTGTTATTTTCTTAACAGAAATCACATCAAATACAGCCACCGCAGCTGCTTTTATCCCTGTAATCATAGGCGTAGCAGGCGGACTTGGATATACAGAGCATAATGTTCTACTTTTTGCTATACCAGTAGCTTTGGCTGCGACTTGTGCCTTTATGCTACCAGTGGCAACTCCGCCAAATGCCATAGCCTACGGCTCAGGATATGTGCGGATAAAGGATATGATAAAAGCTGGTTTTTGGCTAAATATCATCTCAATTTTCTTAATCACAGCTATCGTGATGACTATAGGCACAGCGGTATTTGATCTAAAATACTAA
- a CDS encoding YajG family lipoprotein has product MKKIFSLFFAAVVAVIFSACAAKTTIDLPAQNSVKSGILGRNISLSVSDLRDDKITIGVLKNSDGDITSRISTSSPLEAWMKNALTAELAKRDIAVVDEMPDFSVNVNIDKFQSEIFGIGTKNMHANSQITIIANFGDRSVKKTLNEPVISFAPLPTLKSLEPFVIETLSELASRCAAEIASIN; this is encoded by the coding sequence ATGAAAAAGATTTTTAGCTTGTTTTTTGCGGCTGTGGTGGCTGTGATATTCTCTGCTTGCGCAGCAAAGACTACGATCGATCTGCCAGCGCAAAATAGCGTCAAAAGCGGCATTCTTGGGCGAAATATCAGCCTTAGCGTAAGCGATCTAAGGGATGATAAAATCACAATCGGCGTGCTAAAAAACTCTGATGGAGATATCACAAGTCGCATTTCTACTAGCTCCCCGCTTGAGGCTTGGATGAAAAATGCTCTCACTGCTGAGCTTGCAAAGCGTGATATAGCAGTGGTTGATGAGATGCCTGATTTTAGCGTAAATGTAAATATTGATAAATTCCAAAGCGAGATTTTTGGCATAGGCACTAAGAATATGCACGCAAACTCGCAAATAACAATCATCGCAAACTTTGGCGATAGAAGCGTAAAAAAGACCTTAAACGAGCCGGTGATTAGCTTTGCTCCGCTACCTACTTTAAAAAGCCTTGAGCCTTTTGTCATAGAGACTTTAAGCGAGCTAGCAAGTCGCTGCGCTGCTGAAATAGCAAGTATAAACTAA
- a CDS encoding M48 family metallopeptidase has translation MKVFKIILLFAVILGFGGCVSTTQTGRSQVMLMNESEELRIGEQARDEILKKANISHDPAMLAILYRVGKKISLAAGKPEFKWEFYLINDKSKNAFCLPGGKVFVYTGLMQIISNDDELATVLGHETAHALLRHGAERSSMNSVRSSTGLVLAIIMQAAAPKYANIANNAFSIGSNALVMLPYSRSHELEADKYGVQLMIKAGYDPRYALSFWQKMSANKSSGNDFFSTHPSDEKRIKQIKEILAQ, from the coding sequence ATGAAGGTGTTTAAAATTATTTTACTTTTTGCTGTTATTTTGGGCTTTGGCGGCTGTGTGAGCACTACGCAAACTGGCAGAAGCCAAGTCATGCTAATGAATGAGAGCGAAGAACTTCGCATCGGCGAGCAAGCAAGAGATGAAATACTAAAAAAAGCAAATATCAGCCACGACCCAGCCATGCTTGCCATACTCTATAGAGTAGGCAAAAAAATCTCACTCGCTGCTGGTAAGCCAGAGTTTAAATGGGAGTTTTATCTCATAAATGATAAGAGCAAAAACGCCTTTTGCCTGCCAGGCGGCAAGGTCTTTGTCTACACAGGGCTAATGCAGATAATCTCAAACGACGACGAGCTAGCCACCGTGCTAGGCCACGAGACTGCTCACGCACTGCTACGCCACGGCGCAGAGCGTAGCTCGATGAATAGCGTGCGCTCTAGCACAGGGCTCGTGCTAGCCATCATCATGCAAGCAGCCGCCCCAAAATACGCAAATATCGCAAATAACGCCTTTAGCATAGGCTCAAACGCCCTTGTCATGCTACCATACAGCCGCAGCCACGAGCTAGAGGCAGATAAATACGGCGTCCAGCTTATGATAAAAGCTGGATACGACCCACGCTATGCGCTTAGCTTTTGGCAAAAAATGAGCGCAAACAAAAGCAGCGGAAATGATTTTTTCTCCACTCACCCAAGCGATGAAAAACGCATAAAACAGATAAAAGAGATTTTAGCACAGTAG
- a CDS encoding DNA-binding protein, with protein sequence MEIFANYDELLPKGILFSIKEIDDMGLIKSDMLKKLIYNREIEVVKVGTKNFISRSVLILFLKKNTLPALK encoded by the coding sequence ATGGAAATTTTTGCTAACTACGACGAGCTACTTCCAAAAGGAATTTTATTTAGCATAAAAGAAATTGACGACATGGGTTTAATCAAATCTGACATGCTAAAAAAGTTAATTTACAATAGAGAAATTGAAGTGGTTAAGGTAGGCACTAAGAATTTTATCAGCAGATCTGTGCTGATTTTATTCTTAAAAAAGAATACCTTACCAGCTCTAAAATAA